In Vibrio mangrovi, the DNA window GGCACCCTGACGCTGAACCAATGGTTCGGCAACACCCAGTTCATTCACCCGGTTTCTTAAAATCGTAATATTCTGTTCAACCGCATAATTACGAATTTCCTGCAAGCGAGCTTCAGTATAAGTTGCCGTCAACACATAACGTCCCTGACTGTCAGTCGCAAGAATCGTCATATCACGGTGTTTCGGTTGAAGTACATTGACAGCCTGATTTGCCTGCTCTTCATTACGCAGAACAACTTCCAGACGCTGATTATCGGCTGTATGAACAGCACGGTAACGGATTTTCGCCTCACGAAGTTCGGTCCGGAAAGCGTCTTCTTCCTGTGTCAGCAATTTGTCCATGGCGGCATCCATATCAACTTCCATCAGGAAATGAACACCACCTCTCAGATCAAGCCCCAGCTTCATCGGTGTCGCACCGATAGATTCGAGCCAGTCCGGGGTTAATGGAGCAAGGTTTAATGCCACGATCATATTGCTATCAAGCGCATCACGTATTGTGTCCCGGGCACTCAATTGTGTATCGGTACTATTAAACCGGACAAGAACAGAGCCGTTTTCTAAAGCGGCTGATTTATAAGAAAGGTGCGCTTTATCAAGCGACCGGGTGACAGAATCCAGCGTTGCCATATCAACGGAGGCACCACGCGCCCCAGTTATCTGAACAGCCGGATCTTCACCGTAAATATTTGGAAGTGCATACAGTGCAGAGATGGCGATGACAAATACCACCATCAGATACTTCCATAATGGATAACGGTTCAGCACAGCGAGGATCCTCTAGCTGTTATAGAGATTTAAGCGTACCTTTTGGCAACACTGCAGTAACGAAGTCCTTTTTAATCACAACAGGATTATTCGGGTTCAGTTCAATGGTGATGAAGTCATTATCTTCAGCAATCTTAGTGATTTTGCCGACCAGACCACCACTGGTTAACACTTCGTCACCCTTTGACATAGAAGACATCAGACTTTTATGCTCTTTTGCACGTTTGGCTTGTGGGCGATAGATCATGAAATAGAAAATCACCGCAAATACAGCCAGCATGATCAGCATTTCAAAACCACCACCCTGTGGTGCACCTTCGCCCGCAGCGTGGGCAACAGAAATTAAACTCATTGAGAAACGTCCTCTCGGGTTATTGTTGTTAAATCGTATTTAGTCTTATAGTTGGGTTGCGCCATAAGAATTTCAACCATTTGGTGCTTTCCTGCCTATGACGCAATCAGATCAGACTTTAGCAAGCGGCGGTACATCACGCTCCCTGCGAGCATAAAATTCCTCGACAAAAGCATCGAACCGATCTTCTTCAATCGCCTGACGAATGCTTGCCATCAATCTCTGATAGTAGCGAAGATTATGGATGGTATTCAAACGGGCACCCAAAATTTCGTTGCAACGATCCAGATGATGCAGATAAGACTTGGAATAATGTTTACATGTATAGCAATCACAATGCGGATCCAACGGTGTTGTATCTGTTTTGTGTTTAGCATTGCGAATTTTTACCACACCACCGGTCACAAACAAATGACCATTTCTGGCATTACGAGTCGGCATCACACAATCGAACATATCGATACCGCGCCGCACACCTTCAACCAGGTCTTCCGGTTTTCCGACACCCATCAGATAGCGTGGCTTATCTTCAGGCAACTGCGGACAGGTATGTTCCAGAATCCGGTGCATATCTTCTTTCGGTTCACCAACTGCCAGACCACCGACAGCATATCCGTCAAAGCCGATCTCAGTCAGACCTTTGACAGAGACATCGCGTAGATCTTCGTACACGCCACCCTGAACGATCCCGAATAATGAATTGGGATTTTCCAGCTGGTCAAAATGCTCCCGGGAACGCTTTGCCCAGCGCAGTGACATTTCCATCGACTGTTTCGCTTCAGTATGGGTTGCCGGATAAGGTGTACATTCATCAAAAATCATCACGATGTCTGATCCCAGATCTCTCTGAATCTCCATCGATTTTTCCGCATCCATAAAAATTTTTTCACCGTTAACCGGGTTACGGAAATGGACACCTTCTTCAGTAATCTTACGAATATCACCAAGACTGAAAACCTGAAAACCACCGGAATCGGTCAGAATCGGCCCTTGCCAGTTCATAAAGTCATGCAGATCACCATGCATTTTCATAATTTCCTGCCCCGGACGTAACCAGAGATGGAACGTATTACCCAACAGGATCTCAGCACCGGTATCTTTAACCTCTTCAGGGGTCATTCCTTTTACCGTGCCGTAAGTTCCAACCGGCATAAACACCGGTGTCTGTACAGTACCCCGTTCAAAAGTGATCTGCCCGCGCCGGGCATTTCCGTGTTTCTTTTTCAGTTCAAATTTTAACTTCACAACGCCTCCAAAGTGCCAGAGAAACAATCTGACGGTCTACGAGAAACTCTCTCATACGAATGTTCTTTACAAACATCCTCAGCTTTCTGCTGTGTCCCCGGAGCATTCTGAAATGCTCCGGAGTTAGATTCTTAATTCACGCGCTTTTCAATGAACATCGCGTCACCATAGCTGAAAAAACGATATTCCTGCGCAACCGCATGGCGATATGCCGCCATTACATTTTCATATCCTGCAAATGCACTCACCAACATGATCAATGTCGATTCCGGCAGGTGAAAATTGGTAATCAGGCAGTCTACGACCTGATACTCATATCCCGGATAAATGAAAATATCGGTATCACCGAAGAAAGGAGCCAACGCCCCACCATTTTTCAATGCCTGCTGCGCTGCGCTTTCCAGTGAACGAACCGATGTTGTTCCGACAGCAATGACACGCCCGCCCCGTTCACGGGTCGCAGCAATCGCCTCCACTACCGACGACGGGACTTCAACATATTCAGCATGCATATGGTGATCATTGATATTCTCAACCCGTACCGGCTGAAACGTTCCGGCTCCGACATGAAGTGTCACGTAAGCCATTTCGACACCTTTCGCCGCTATTTGTTCAAGCAAATCAGTATCAAAATGTAATCCGGCCGTCGGTGCCGCAACCGCACCCGGTTTCTGGTTATATACGGTTTGATATCGCTCTTTATCCGCGTCTTCATCAGGCCGGTCAATGTAAGGCGGCAAAGGCATGTGACCAATTTCGTTCAAAACATCCAAAACCGCAGCTTCACTCTCCAGATGAATCTCAAACAGAGCATCATGGCGGGCAACCATCGTTGCCGGATAATCGTCATTTTCACCTAGAAACAGTGCTGCTCCGGGACGTGGTGCCTTTGAAGAACGGACATGAGCCAATATACTGTGCTCATCCAGAACCCGTTCGACCAACACTTCGATCTTACCGCCGGAGGCTTTACGGCCAAACATCCGCGCCGGAATCACCCGGGTATTATTAAATACCAGTAAATCTCCCGGACGAACCAGATCCAAAACATCTTTAAAAGTCCCGTCCGTCACATCCCCGCTATTTCCGTTCAACTGTAACAAACGGCTGGATGTCCGTTCAGCTTTTGGATACCGGGCGATCAATTCATCGGGCAGGTCAAAATGAAAATCGGAAACTTGCATTACTCTTTTTCTATCCTGTCATTCGCAGCGCGGTAGTATATACGGAAATAGCCAAGGACGGCAGAGTATTCCATTGATTCGTACCAAATCCGCAATAATTTTTTCAGTAAAAGAAGAAAATTGTCTCGACCTCTCATATCCTCCGGCAAGAAAAAACTATATTCATAATAACTTGTATTCTCTGAAAAGATGATCGCCACTTCGGTAAGGAGTTCGCTATGATCAAGATAGAAGACATGATGACCCGCCATCCGCACACCCTCACCCCGACAAATACGATCGAAGAGGCTCGGGCCTTTATGGAAAAACACGACATCCACCATCTGCCGATCGTGGATCAACATAAAAAGATTAGGGGAATAGTCTCACAACGAGACATATTACAGGCTCAGCACTCCTGCCTGAATCGTGATATCTCCCCGTCAACAATCTTACTGTCACATCCGCTGTCTGAAATTATGCATACCCAGATGATTACGGTCTCTCCCAACGCCGGATTAAAAGAAAGTGCCCTATTTATGCAAAAACATAAAGTCGGTTGCCTGCCGGTCATTCACCATGATCGTCTGGTTGGGATCATTACCGACAGTGACTTTGTTGCCATTGCAATTAACCTGCTTGAATTGCAGGAAGAAGTTGAACCTGACGAAGTTGATGAGGATGCAGAAGACAGCTTTTAGAAATAAAAAAAGAGCAGCTAAGGCTGCTCTCTCTGCGAAATTACAACTCTGATTGCAAAGCAACGATTGCAAGGTTACTGCTTTTAACGCTCAGAACTGATCTTCTTCTGTCGAACCGGTCAATGCAGTCACAGAAGAGTTTCCGCCCTGAATCGTATTGGTCACCCGGTCAAAATAACCGGTGCCGACTTCCTGTTGATGGGCAACAAATGTATATCCCCGTTCAGCCGCTTCAAATTCAGGACGCTGAACTTTTTCAACATAGTGACGCATTCCCTCTCCCTGAGCATAGGCATGTGCCAGATC includes these proteins:
- the yajC gene encoding preprotein translocase subunit YajC, which translates into the protein MSLISVAHAAGEGAPQGGGFEMLIMLAVFAVIFYFMIYRPQAKRAKEHKSLMSSMSKGDEVLTSGGLVGKITKIAEDNDFITIELNPNNPVVIKKDFVTAVLPKGTLKSL
- the tgt gene encoding tRNA guanosine(34) transglycosylase Tgt, whose translation is MKLKFELKKKHGNARRGQITFERGTVQTPVFMPVGTYGTVKGMTPEEVKDTGAEILLGNTFHLWLRPGQEIMKMHGDLHDFMNWQGPILTDSGGFQVFSLGDIRKITEEGVHFRNPVNGEKIFMDAEKSMEIQRDLGSDIVMIFDECTPYPATHTEAKQSMEMSLRWAKRSREHFDQLENPNSLFGIVQGGVYEDLRDVSVKGLTEIGFDGYAVGGLAVGEPKEDMHRILEHTCPQLPEDKPRYLMGVGKPEDLVEGVRRGIDMFDCVMPTRNARNGHLFVTGGVVKIRNAKHKTDTTPLDPHCDCYTCKHYSKSYLHHLDRCNEILGARLNTIHNLRYYQRLMASIRQAIEEDRFDAFVEEFYARRERDVPPLAKV
- the queA gene encoding tRNA preQ1(34) S-adenosylmethionine ribosyltransferase-isomerase QueA; the protein is MQVSDFHFDLPDELIARYPKAERTSSRLLQLNGNSGDVTDGTFKDVLDLVRPGDLLVFNNTRVIPARMFGRKASGGKIEVLVERVLDEHSILAHVRSSKAPRPGAALFLGENDDYPATMVARHDALFEIHLESEAAVLDVLNEIGHMPLPPYIDRPDEDADKERYQTVYNQKPGAVAAPTAGLHFDTDLLEQIAAKGVEMAYVTLHVGAGTFQPVRVENINDHHMHAEYVEVPSSVVEAIAATRERGGRVIAVGTTSVRSLESAAQQALKNGGALAPFFGDTDIFIYPGYEYQVVDCLITNFHLPESTLIMLVSAFAGYENVMAAYRHAVAQEYRFFSYGDAMFIEKRVN
- a CDS encoding CBS domain-containing protein, yielding MIKIEDMMTRHPHTLTPTNTIEEARAFMEKHDIHHLPIVDQHKKIRGIVSQRDILQAQHSCLNRDISPSTILLSHPLSEIMHTQMITVSPNAGLKESALFMQKHKVGCLPVIHHDRLVGIITDSDFVAIAINLLELQEEVEPDEVDEDAEDSF